DNA from Tachysurus fulvidraco isolate hzauxx_2018 chromosome 16, HZAU_PFXX_2.0, whole genome shotgun sequence:
CTTTTTCTGATTCTTCTCATCACTCCTCTTGTAAATGATGTCCAATCAACACCAACTTTGGTGCACATCATCATCAGACCTTTTTACATCCTGGAGGTAAGTTTCATGAGCTGTTTCTGTGTTTCCAGCATGTGAGAAGGAAAACGCTGCGATTGTGGCCATGCTGCTGAATCACAATGCGATGGTGAACAAAAGCTGCATCCAAGGCTGGACGGCGCTGCATGAGGCCGTGTGCAGGAACAACGTGGAGATCTGTGAGATGTTAGTGAAGGCAGGGGCAAAAATTAGCACGCCCAACATCTACGGCATCACCCCCATCTTCGTAGCAGCTCAAAGTGGGAACATAGATACGCTTCGCTTCCTCCTGAAGAATGGTAACCCAGCATTTCTGCCTTTATATCAACaccttctttgtgttttttaatacaACCTTTTGTACTGGATTTCATTCAACCTCCAGGAGCTGATATTAACAGCCAGGCAGCAGATGGAGCCACAGCGCTTTATGAAGCCAGTAAGAACGGTCATGTGGAGATTGTGGAGTTCCTGCTGTCTCAAAAAGCTGATGCTAACAAACCGGGAAAAACTGGACTGCTGCCGATCCACATAGCAGCTCAGAGAGGAAACAATGGGTGAGTGTCCAAGCGTGAGACTCCTTAGTAGGTCTATAAAATAATTAGGGATCTTGTGGATATGTTAGTGTTTGGAATTTGTTTCTtttccaaatacacacacattaaatttccaaaaaattaaaacagtcactgaattaaaaaaaaaatccttatttgTTTAACACATTTGGATTGGAacctctgtttttatttatttatttatttatttatttatttgtttgtttgtttgtttgtttgtttgtttatttttatttcccctTGCTCCAGTAATAACTCTCTAAATCATATCATAGTccatgtttgaatttttttgctgacaatcagaaaaaaatttaacttgtTTTCTTCTCTCATTGAGCCTAGTGGAAGTAGCCTGACTGGTTCACAGTGAGTAATAACttgatatattaaaataaaaataatttagatagatagaaagatagataatTTTATATCCACGTCCTGGCTGatgaaacattattattattattattattattattattattattattattattattattattattattattattattattattattagtgttgttgttgttataatttTTTGATTAGTTGATTAATTAGTtagattattaaattaataataataatgctgctTGTATGTTGAAATGTATCTGTCTGTAAATTCCTCTATCTTCATAACGGttaagaattaaaaatgaaatctaTTTAATTTGTGCCAATCGACTTTACCGTGCATGCAGTTTGAGGTTGCTGattatttgaaaatataatcaacaaagtaattgaaatGTAATTGAAGCTCAATTactgtttatgttttattagcTGTTGCACTAGCAAAAGAAGTTTCTGTTAGTGTGTCATGTGACCTAATTACTGCTCTTGTGTGTTGTTCCCATGTCCTTTGCaatgttgtgtatatattgtgtatattgtgttaaaatgtgtttgaatcattgagtaagtgtgtgaatgttgttGCACGCTGTTTCAGCACTGACCTCTTCACTTTCGGCTCAGCACACAAAACTGACAGGGCGCTTCAGTAAGTCCCACAGAGTGGCTGGAAGAATAAATGTGAAACTTTGCATTAACACGTAATATTATTAACATGACAATAATGTGTagagtttaaaaaacaaagtgtgtttttaatttctgAAGTAATTTCATCTTAACTGTGTGTCACTTCATTCTCAAATATGTGCTTTAGAACAACTGTCCAGATTATTTATTGCCGTGTTCATAAGGCTTCATGACACCTATGTAGATCCTTCCATATCAGCCTACATAACCAATGTTGGCATCCAAAGCCATAAAGAAATGTTATTAATACAGAATATAAGAAGACATAGGAATCTCACTTCATGTAAActtgccttgcaaaagtattcatacccaatgaactttattacattttgacatgttgGCCCCGCTGAGGTCGGCTGCCGTTGCGACTGCTTCGGTTacactttgtatttttttgtttattatatatttatttacatagataGCATTCTATTTATACAAGATGGTCATCATTAGATATGACAGAGCCACTCATATCTATTGGTGTGCAATCCACTCACCCTTTGCCGCTTTTAAACCCGGACCCGTGCTGGCCGAGCGAGATCCTGAGGGCACATGCACATCTTACCTAGTATCCTGTTAGCCAATGTCCAGTCTCTGGAAAACAAGCTTGACGACCTCACCGCAAGGGTCAATTCCCAGAGGGACATGCAACCTTCTCTGCTTCACCGAGACATGGCTGAACACAGCGGTACCAGACCACAGACAGAACAATGGAGTCGGGGAAGTCGAGGGGAGGTGGAGTGTGTCTAATGTTGAACATCCACTGGTGCGACAGCGCTAGCATCGTTCCTCTTTCACGCTCCTGCACACCAAATCTGGAGCTACTGACCATCAAATGTCGGCCCTTCTATCTACCTCGGGAATTCAGCTCGATCATAGACAGTGCCATTTTTAATTCCACCTCAAGTGGACATGGACACTGCTGTTTGGGACTTACATGAGACACTAGCGCTACACCAAACACAGCATCAGGATGCTGTGCTCATTGTGgtgggagactttaacatttCCAACCTCAAGCACGCGCTACCGAACTTTCAGCAGCACATCACCTGCCCCACCAGGGGTGAAAGGACACTGGACCACTGCTACACACCATTCAAGAACAGCTACCAGACACAATCACATCCACCGTTTGGGAAATCGGACCATGCTGCCATCTTCCTCATGCCTGTATACAAACAAAGGTGGAAACAGGAAGCTCCGTTTCAGACGGAGGTCGCGTGCTGGTCTGACCAATTGGTGGCCGCCCTGCAGGATGCTTTAGATGACGCAGACTGGGACATGTTCAGGTGCAACTCTGATGACGTCAACATGATTACGTAAGTAGTTGTGGGATTCATCGGGAAACTAGCGGATGATTCGGTGCAGAAAACCACAATCAGAACATTTCCCAAACAGAAGCCGTGGGTGGATGAAACCATCCGCAATGCCCTTAGACACTGCTCCGTTGCCTACAACACGGGGCTCGCCACCGGGGACATGGACAAGTACAAGGCTTCGTCTTACAGTGTGCACAGAGCGGTGAAGGAAGCAAAGCAGCACTACATTAGGAAACTAGAGTAACAGTTCCAACATGGTGGCTTtaggagcctgtggcagggacTAAGGAACATTACGGACTATAGACCCCCTGCTTCTAGAATGGGGAATGCGGACTCTTCTCTGgcatatgaaataaatatgagctctggtatgtggtagcctcgtggttaaggtgttgggctaccaatcggaaggttgagTTCTAACCCCATGTCCACTtagctgccactgcagggcccctgagcaaggcccttaaccctcaattgctcacttgtataaaaatgaaacaatgtaaggtgctctggataagagtgtctgccaaatgctgtaaatgtaaacatctttTACGCTCGCTTTGTGGCTGCAGCTAACCACGCTAGTGGCGCTAGCGGCACAAACAGCGTGCACactgagagagctggagaggtAAACATGTTCACCATCTCGGATCATGACGTGAGGAGGGCATTCAGGAGAGTGAATACTaggaaggcagcaggaccagacAGCATCACAGGTCGGGTTCACAGAGATATTCAACCTCTCACTGGAACAGTCTGTTGTACCCTTATGCTTCAaacagtccaccattgttcctgtcctgGGGAAACCCCAGCCTGCCTGCCTTAAACCATTGCTCATCCTCTCCACACTACTACCACACTATGGgccacctggactgcagaaagggaatgcaaaaatgctgtttatGGACTACAGTTCAGTGTTTAACACCATAATTTCATCTATGCTTacctctaagttggaggtcctgggactcagcctgccattgtgtcaatggatctccaacttcctgacagacagaccacaagcaaacacacctcatccaccctcagcactggagctccccagggttgtgttctgagccccgtgctgtactcactgtacacatatgactgtgtggccacttccaaatccaccaccatcatcaagtttgctgactacactgttgtggtgggcctgatctcgaACAACGACGAGatggcctacctacaggagactaaaaacctggagagatggtgacAGGAGAACAATTTTTTCCTGGACTTCAGCAAGACTACGGAGTTGATAGTGGAGTTCAGGacaaagcaggagcggtcatacACATCTACTGCACGTGGTGCcggaccagggccaggaagattgtaaaagatctcagccatcccGACAAttgactcttttctttgttgcattcAGGGAACTtccgctccttgaaagcaaacacagacagaagaaggagaagcttcttcccacaggccattcagagtttaaaccaggaaacacccagaaTCTACTTCAGGACAACCTTctttttgcactatgacactatgtctctttaactctggacttgcacagcacagtgccactttatacacaccatactgcacatggacactttaaggacaattaaaaaataatttttaattttcacatatattttcatatagtTTATACCACcatatgcatttatgtatatacatatattttcaaataaattttcatatattttatatagtttcatatatttcatatagttaatacttttttatttatctaactccttttggttttatttttatccttaattccattcctttctatgtttgaataccagacagaagtaaaaagcatttcaccgcatgtcgtactctgtatgtgccaaataaaatttgatttgatttgattacgaatgtattttattaggattttatgtgaccaacacaaagtggcacataattgtgaagtggaaggaaaatgataaatggtgtccaattttttttttacaaataaatatctcaaaagtgtggcatgcatttgtattcatccccactgagtcaatactttgtagaaccacctttcgctgcaattacagctgcaagtctttttgGGGtttgtctctaccagctttgcacatctagagagtgaaatttttgcccattcttctttgcaaaatagctcaagctcagtcagattggatggcgagtgtctgtgaacagcgattttaagtctcgccacagattctcaactggatttaggtctggactttgactgggctgttctaacacatgaacatgctttgatctaaaccactccattgtagctctggctgtatgtttagggtcattgtcttgctggaaggtgaagctccgccccagtctcaagtcttttgcagactctaacaggctttcatctaagattgccctgaatttggctccatccatcttcccatcaaccctgaccagcttccctgctgaagaaaagcatccccacaacatgatgctgccaccaccatgtttcacagtggggatggtgtgttcagggtgatgagcAATGTTAGGTTTCTGCTACACATAAcgttttgaattttggccaaaaagttacattttggtctcatctaaccagagcaccttcttccacatgcttgctgtgtccccaTACGGCTTGTCGCAAACTGCAAACaggatttcttatggctttctttcaacagTGTCTTTCTTcctgccactcttccataaagaccagatttgtggagtgcatgACTAAtagattctcccacctgagctatggatctctgcagctcctccagagtttAGGTCAGTTTAGATGGACGGCCATGTCTTGGTAcgcttgcagttgtgccatactctttTCATTTCTGAATGATGGATTGTACATCATGCTCCGTGAGATGTTCAAGCCTTGGGATAATAATTTATAACCataaccctgctttaaacttccccacaactttatccctgacctgtctggtgtgttatttggtcttcatgatgctgtttattCACTACTGTTCtataacacacttctgagggcttcacagaacagctgtatttatactgagattaaattacacatagGTGACTCTAgttactaattaggtgacttctgaaggcagttggtttcactggattttagttaggggtaccatagtaaagggggctgaatacgaatgcacaccacacttttcagatatttatttgttaaaaaaaatatatatattggacACCATTTacaattttcattccacttcacaattatgagccactttctttcggtctatttcataaaatccccaaaaaatacatttttctttgtggttgtaaaatatcaaaatgtggaaaagttcaataggtatgaatacttttgcaaggcactgtacagTTTCATAGAATTGGAAGTGACATAGATTTCATAAACATCTTATAAGCAGAAATACGGAATGCATGTCGAAGTGTGTCCAAGTGTAATGTCAGCTTGTCATCAGGATTGATTAATATGACttcatgaatatttatgtaGGTTTATGAAGCCTTTATGTCAGCACAGTACATGTGAGGTGTAAGTTGTTGTAAGAATCATCCTGCCATTTCACTGTGTGTATTTCACTCAATAATTTCAGCTACTGAGACATGAAAGTTTATATCGCTGCCTCTGTGCTTCAGGATTGTGACGATGCTCATCCCAGCTACCAGTAAGTCCCGTGTGAAGCGCTGCGGTATCAGTCCTCTGCACCTCGCCGCAGAGAGGAACCGAGACGAGATCCTCGAGGTGCTAATCAAGTCCGGGTTCGACGTCAATGCCATGCTGTCTGAGGACCGCAGAACCATGTACGAGGACCACCGCAGAACCACCCTCTACTTctcagtaataaataacaacatcGAAGCCACCAGAATGCTGCTGCAGGCCGGCGCCAACCCCAACCTGGACACTTTCAGCCCTCTGCTCATAGCCCTAAGGCAGGGCTGCATGAGTACCATGACCTTACTGGTGCAACACGGTGCTAACGTCAATGCCTACATCCCCCTGCACCCCACCACCTTCCCTGCCACCATCATGTTCTGCATGAAGTACCTCGTCATGCTCAAGTACCTGATGGACAACGGCTGCGACGCACTGtcgtgtttcagctgtgtgcaCGGCAGCAACCCTCACCCCCCTCTGAAAACGATTCACAGCGAGAGAAGAAGTTACAGAGACAATCAACCCATATTACACAGCACCTGCACCCAGGTAAGAGTCATTGCATTGACATCCGATTCGAATGGAAACAACTGTTAGTTAAAATCCACTATAGAGGAAATATAATATTCGCAACCTTGTCTTTAATCTTTATTGTGATTTGCACAacgaataaaatgtaaaaaaaaaaaaaaaaaagtcatagcaAAAAAGCTACATTATTTGACTTTAGGGCCATAGAATAATATACAGTTTCATGGAGCAGGTATAGagacatttataaaatatatttataagcaaaaATGTGGACCTTATGTCAACCTGTGATCTGACTCAACttaatgtgtaaatgtttttagaaCCTGTCCTGAAGGATTAATATCATGACTGCAGTGTGAGGGGTGAGATCTAAGATTTGGTCAGAAATGAAGGCATCTGTAATGAAGTAGCAGTTAGCAGGGTGTTGCTAGTGAAAGATTTCGGTGCTATAGTAAAGGTTTACTATATATGATGTGTTCATGAGTGTGGATAAGAGCAGTCATGGTACACAAACCCCTCTAATAGACCTCTAGAGTTCCATCTCTACAAACGAAATATATTGTGTGCAGTCCTCCAATCTTAACACAGCTATTCTAACGCTGTTGCTAATGCAGTATTCGTGTCTTCTGTGTCTCCAGTTCTGTGAAGTGGTCTCCATGGAAATGTACAGCCGCTGGGTAGGACCCATCATAGACGTCCTGCTGGATTACGTGGGTGACGTGAAGCTCTGCTCCCGACTCGTCGAACACTTGGACAGTTACCCAGACTGGGCCAGTATCAAGGAGAAAGCAAGTATGTCTTAACCCTCAGGATTTATGGCTACAAAACAGCTAAGAAATCAACTCCGTCCAACTGGTAGATAGAAACGTCCTGAATTACTACACCACAAGTACATTTCAGAAAGGAACACTACAGTACTGAAAGAAGAAAATCTCAAATATTAAACCAATCCATTTCAACATGCAATCTaactaatattataattatctaTTCCAATTTAACTCACCAGTGAAAGCTAGGCTGTGTAGCTTTGCTAAGTTAGGCTAAAGTTTTGAGACATTTGGGTGAAACCAGGCCAGATTTTCTTCAGAaatgtaacgagtctgtctgtgttttcccttgtttctgtctgctgtcattgcctgatgttaattgttgaccccgcccacctatttgttaccacggacatttaattgcattcaatctcttccccaggtgttttgtcttagtccttgtctgtctttgtcttgtgattggttctcgttcactatatgtactctgtttttgttcacttcctgtttatgaGTCGTTGACCTGTATGTGCCGTGCTGTTGGGTTATGTCTGGTCCTGTcccctgtcctgtcctgtcctgtcctgtccagtgttctgatctgttttgtcTGCTTGTTTGTTACTTGTTTTTTGATTATTAAAAGGATTAACTGCACATGGATCTGCATTCCTCTGTGACTCGTCGTGACAAGTAAATTGTAGCATTTCTCTGAACCTTCACTTTTAATTACTGTGTCATTAATCACTTTACAGttttttcagttattatttgtatttttccaaTGCTGGCTTTTgttcatgtgtatatatatatattttttttattattttagtgcCTCCGCGGCCTCTTATGCAGCTCTGCAGGCTGAAGATCCGACAGCTGATCGGAAATCACAGACtgaacaaaatcaaaaagttgCCCCTTCCTGGACGACTGATCAAGTTCCTGAATCATGAGGAACGAACAAAAGATTTTTGAGCCTCGATAAGTATGAGAGAACACAGATGATGAaaaagctataaataaataaataaataaataaataaataagcaacaaCACATTTATGCTATACAGCACTGTGCAAAATTCATTGGCTTGCACAACCTCTACAGTTCTTCTGGAGGCTTGATTCTGTTTCTGCTTCTAAAACCAGAAcagcttttattatatttgtgttcagaaaatgaatgaatatattatttctgtaataaaacatGTACTTTTCTTCATGCCACAGCTGGAACTCCACTTCCCAGAATACACTGTGGCATTTAAACATAGACACAGCAGAATACAAACAGCACTTTTCCCCACTACCCACAGTACTGACACACCTGTTCCCAATCTCACCCTCCAtctttacatacacagatcCTCACTGTACTCAGTGTGCAGTTACCTGACTAACCACACCTTTGTTTAGGTGCCTGCTGTCCTGATTTTTGATCTGGCTTTACTTCGTGGTTGCTTCCTGTCTCTGATTTGCTGTTTACTGATCACCTGATGAATTGTTTGTCCCTGTTTTTGAGATCTCTTCACATTTTGTATCTATATTTCACCTACAATAAACAATTGAAACTGCAACCGCATTCTTCTCGGACTCCATCTCATGGCATCAACATCTCCAAGCATACAGCTGGATTCATGGTGCACCGCCTTTGCAGCCTATGCAGGGCAAGACACTTcatagaacaacaacaacacctgGCTTTGCTGCAAGATAAACTGAACATGTTCACCACCGATGCACATCTTTAACGCTTTGTCCCTCAAAGATCCTTGGCTGTAAGAATCGCAGAGGGAAAAGGTTTTCTACAACAGTGTTCCCTGTACTTCTCGGGTCAGCAGCAGGTTTCAGGTTAAAAACTTTAGACACACAAAGCTATCAAGTGGGCCATTGTGGCCTATAAAGGAGGAGACCTGCTGAATTCTTATAACAGTTTCAAAGAATTATTTCAGCGAGTATTTAACCAAACCCCTGAGAGAAGAATGTCACACTTGCTGCTTAAAGTGgatgaaatgaactgaaattcAGTCACTCTCGGCTCATCCAGGAAGTGCTCACAGAACTGGCTCATGACATCCTGTCACTCAAATCACTGATGGATCTAAGCATTCATCTGGATCATCTACTCAGCACTCAGCAAATTCCTAAGTACATAGGGAACCGAGATCCTGTAATCGACCCCCTTGACCCAGTGCAACTCTAAGGGATTCACCAGGCTGAAGAAGGAATTTAAAGACCTTCAAAGATGGTTGTGGGTCAAGAGCACAGTACTGTAACAGGTTGATGAGAGATGTCTAGGCTTATGGGATTACTTTAAAattgaactagatttgtaaagtttgtcacgacaaactttgatgttggctttgatggtgcaagtGTTCGAAAAGGATGgtgcttttggaggcaagtggacataagtgttagtgttgcttttggagggaagtggacagaaagctagagtgtcaaaacatttggaggtaagtggagacaagcatgtgacatcatccaaatactctTGAAGAAGTTCCCCTCATTTGGCTGagtgttgtgctaatttttgattttcacgtgacatcacgtgacgtcatcagaatacccgcgaggcagttcctctcattgtgccgagtgttttgatatatcacatgcccatgttgtgcacattaattattttcatatgaCATCACTTTACGTCACGTAATGTCATCAGAATACATGTGaagaagttcccctcattgatctgagtattttgatatgtcacatgtccatgttgtaaaaggttttttgattttgcatatattgtgggcggggctgcggcacaaccgaaaggccagtcggtaaaccattttaaaactttgttcagagtctcaccctaaaggagctgaccgagtttggtgtagagagtttgAAAgtttgccgagttataaacctccaaaatttataatgggagtctatgggaaaaaggccactttgagacccggtaccgaaGTACTGGTACacagatcgcttagaaaagaCTAGGTCTTCAGAcaagggtctacaacatatccgaatttggtgcatgtggctcgaaagctctaggaggagttactcttggtaactttttgtctaagcttaaataggaaaacagatcgttggcttctacaaagtgaCATAATGAGCCAATCTCTTTAGCAGTACCTGAATCAGGTAAATAGACAACAGGCTGATATCTATGAGACTGATTAGGGCATAAAGATCTTGGACTATGCCTGCAATGATTTGAAGGTTACTGTGAAACAGGTCGGCAGTACAGTCACACATATCGCCTTGTGGATATCTGCTCTGCAGAAGAAGGAATTCCTTCAGAGGAACTGCACTCAAGTCCAATTCCAGGATCTTCAACTAATGCCAACATCTCAGTTTCACATCTCAGTCTCAAGCTCAGATTCTATCACAGCAACTGTTCATGTAAAAAGTTCATTTCAAGTTCAACATCCCCTCAATAGTCATGCCAGAGACAGGGGGTTCATGGGAAGCAGAATGGTAAGGCTCACTAAAACCCTTTTTGCTCCAAGTCAGTGCATCCATCAGGAAAACAGCTTTCCTGGTTATGCTCACCTAGAACATCTACAACAATGGCTCATCAAAGCAACTTATTCACCGATCGACCGCATGGAGAAACTCATAATTCCAGCCCCAAGATCCTCTGTTGTATCAACAATGTCTCATACACGATAGACCTACTGTACCAGGTCACAGTGGGCTCTCACCCTCTTCGCATGTTATTTCTGGACCGCCACATTACCTCATTACTCATACCACaaaaatggtgatcagtgaccAGCTTTGTTTTCTCCCTGGCACATGAACTCACCTGAGTAGTGATGAGACTCTCCTGTTTCCAGTCTCAgcctttatttacacacactctcactggaCTCTTCTCACTCAATGTGCCCTGTGTGACCAAACACTTGATTCTGTGCTTCCTGATTTTCGAACCTTTCTTTCTGCTGCTCGCCAGATTTTTTGCCTTTCCATGTTTTTGACTgtcacattttttcttttttcgcaCCTCTAATAAACTCTGATTCATACTTTAACtcagagaaaaataaatctgataaGAAAAAGACTAATCTTAAAGTTACTCATTATTTCTCAGTTTAGATGATTCAAATGATTACTATACTTGATACATATTGATATTCATTATAGAAACGATGACTTTTGCACAGTGCCGACTGTATCGTATTGTAAATAGCTTTATGCATTTGTTTAAATCAGATATGTGACgatattaaaggaaaaaagaaacacagcacaaactgggaaaaaatctgaaatgttaaaataaaagccACAGTGTTTTCTGTCATTTGTCACATGTGCGTATTATACTTTCAGATATATTACCGTATTTTCCGGACTATAAGCCGCAACTTTTTCCCACGCTTTGAACCTTGCGGCTTGAACAATGACGCGGCTAATATATggatttttcaatttttttttttttgaacagttTTCTCAGTTTTTTGGTGGCATGAAGTTTTCGTTAGACCAATGAAATTGCCGAAGATAGGGTCTCTGAATgtctgagaaatgcttcagaaaactgagtcgggaccaCAAactaaaaatctaaacaaataaaaaacaaacatgtagccaatgagcagaaaggggtggggcttgtcaatatgggcggagagagtgttcagtgcgcgtgtgtgacgttagcagaaagcggttttaacattgacatggaggataaaaacaaagaaagaaagagaagaaagacttacgataaggacaagaagtaggacgtgttaatataggatcagctttccagcgctggagagaactgaaggagcaggaagttggccacatattcacaggttggagtttcccgagtcaataactcctgagctaaacgctgttactacacaaataacacctcttttctatcgtagtaatgtagagaggcagctacaaccgcgttttgtgtagtaacagcgtttagc
Protein-coding regions in this window:
- the asb2a.1 gene encoding ankyrin repeat and SOCS box protein 2 isoform X3 → MAATGGPILGATNPTVNYDDFYVYGYMSDDELMQMAIERSLTETHNNSTTSSAENARSPIPQRRTEIPQPSRHQTLQLALTPPPCPANPPRDRKDQQSVIVSHFVTGYGKRMVAYRTFDGTLIEVKPEAEEDVDPVVKAIREGDVDTLRGLIKKADCNLLMSNEYGWIPLHEAAHFGQEQCIRALLRVQPGMINKRTPKDQTALLLAVTREKQECVACLLEKGADPDIANKDKETPLYKACEKENAAIVAMLLNHNAMVNKSCIQGWTALHEAVCRNNVEICEMLVKAGAKISTPNIYGITPIFVAAQSGNIDTLRFLLKNGADINSQAADGATALYEASKNGHVEIVEFLLSQKADANKPGKTGLLPIHIAAQRGNNGIVTMLIPATSKSRVKRCGISPLHLAAERNRDEILEVLIKSGFDVNAMLSEDRRTMYEDHRRTTLYFSVINNNIEATRMLLQAGANPNLDTFSPLLIALRQGCMSTMTLLVQHGANVNAYIPLHPTTFPATIMFCMKYLVMLKYLMDNGCDALSCFSCVHGSNPHPPLKTIHSERRSYRDNQPILHSTCTQFCEVVSMEMYSRWVGPIIDVLLDYVGDVKLCSRLVEHLDSYPDWASIKEKAMPPRPLMQLCRLKIRQLIGNHRLNKIKKLPLPGRLIKFLNHEERTKDF
- the asb2a.1 gene encoding ankyrin repeat and SOCS box protein 2 isoform X2, with the translated sequence MAATGGPILGATNPTVNYDDFYVYGYMSDDELMQMAIERSLTETHNNSTTSSAENARSPIPQRRTEIPQPSRHQTLQLALTPPPCPANPPRDRKDQQSVIVSHFVTGYGKRMVAYRTFDGTLIEVKPEAEEDVDPVVKAIREGDVDTLRGLIKKADCNLLMSNEYGWIPLHEAAHFGQEQCIRALLRVQPGMINKRTPKDQTALLLAVTREKQECVACLLEKGADPDIANKDKETPLYKACEKENAAIVAMLLNHNAMVNKSCIQGWTALHEAVCRNNVEICEMLVKAGAKISTPNIYGITPIFVAAQSGNIDTLRFLLKNGADINSQAADGATALYEASKNGHVEIVEFLLSQKADANKPGKTGLLPIHIAAQRGNNGTDLFTFGSAHKTDRALQIVTMLIPATSKSRVKRCGISPLHLAAERNRDEILEVLIKSGFDVNAMLSEDRRTMYEDHRRTTLYFSVINNNIEATRMLLQAGANPNLDTFSPLLIALRQGCMSTMTLLVQHGANVNAYIPLHPTTFPATIMFCMKYLVMLKYLMDNGCDALSCFSCVHGSNPHPPLKTIHSERRSYRDNQPILHSTCTQFCEVVSMEMYSRWVGPIIDVLLDYVGDVKLCSRLVEHLDSYPDWASIKEKAMPPRPLMQLCRLKIRQLIGNHRLNKIKKLPLPGRLIKFLNHEERTKDF
- the asb2a.1 gene encoding ankyrin repeat and SOCS box protein 2 isoform X1, encoding MAATGGPILGATNPTVNYDDFYVYGYMSDDELMQMAIERSLTETHNNSTTSSAENARSPIPQRRTEIPQPSRHQTLQLALTPPPCPANPPRDRKDQQSVIVSHFVTGYGKRMVAYRTFDGTLIEVKPEAEEDVDPVVKAIREGDVDTLRGLIKKADCNLLMSNEYGWIPLHEAAHFGQEQCIRALLRVQPGMINKRTPKDQTALLLAVTREKQECVACLLEKGADPDIANKDKETPLYKACEKENAAIVAMLLNHNAMVNKSCIQGWTALHEAVCRNNVEICEMLVKAGAKISTPNIYGITPIFVAAQSGNIDTLRFLLKNGADINSQAADGATALYEASKNGHVEIVEFLLSQKADANKPGKTGLLPIHIAAQRGNNGGSSLTGSHTDLFTFGSAHKTDRALQIVTMLIPATSKSRVKRCGISPLHLAAERNRDEILEVLIKSGFDVNAMLSEDRRTMYEDHRRTTLYFSVINNNIEATRMLLQAGANPNLDTFSPLLIALRQGCMSTMTLLVQHGANVNAYIPLHPTTFPATIMFCMKYLVMLKYLMDNGCDALSCFSCVHGSNPHPPLKTIHSERRSYRDNQPILHSTCTQFCEVVSMEMYSRWVGPIIDVLLDYVGDVKLCSRLVEHLDSYPDWASIKEKAMPPRPLMQLCRLKIRQLIGNHRLNKIKKLPLPGRLIKFLNHEERTKDF